In one window of Nocardiopsis aegyptia DNA:
- a CDS encoding PaaI family thioesterase: protein MTTESETRSLLDTGALAGGLGQRMGIEISEASAERVVGRMPVDGNTQPFGLLHGGASCVLAESLGSVGATLHAQQFDRVAVGIEINATHHRSATRGHVTGTAVPVHQGRTLSTWDITITDDEGRKVCTSRLTCMLRELPQG, encoded by the coding sequence ATGACCACAGAATCCGAGACCCGCTCGCTCCTCGACACGGGCGCCCTCGCCGGAGGACTCGGACAGCGGATGGGGATCGAGATCTCCGAGGCCTCGGCCGAGCGCGTCGTGGGCCGCATGCCCGTGGACGGCAACACCCAGCCCTTCGGACTCCTGCACGGAGGCGCCTCCTGCGTACTGGCCGAGTCCCTCGGCTCCGTCGGCGCCACCCTGCACGCCCAGCAGTTCGACCGCGTGGCCGTCGGCATCGAGATCAACGCCACCCACCACCGCTCGGCCACGCGGGGCCACGTCACCGGAACCGCCGTCCCCGTCCACCAGGGCCGCACCCTGTCCACGTGGGACATCACCATCACCGACGACGAGGGCCGCAAGGTGTGCACCTCACGGCTCACCTGCATGCTCCGCGAACTGCCCCAGGGCTGA
- a CDS encoding branched-chain amino acid ABC transporter permease, with protein MDVVSILAESTRSAFGPIAAIYALAAIGLNLHFGYTGLLNFGQVGFMLVGAYGVGISVALFDLPLLVGFGVGLACAFVLALLLGIPTLRLRADYLAITTIAAAEVIRLVYRAGFAEPLTGGVYGLQNLSDDFRAVNPFDAGERYGWGALSYNGNHMWVLVVTWSLVALMCGLVWMLMHSPWGRVIKGIREDEEAVRSLGKNVFAYKMQILVLGGLVGALAGCMLAVYQASIQPDQFKPQVTFFLWVILLLGGAGRVFGPVLGAMAFWFLMNFTDGVLRGMGSMGWLPFLDGPDYGAIQLAFVGLLLVLLIVFRPQGLIGDRKEMLINVK; from the coding sequence ATGGACGTGGTTTCTATCCTCGCGGAGTCGACACGGTCGGCGTTCGGTCCGATCGCGGCGATCTACGCGCTGGCCGCGATCGGCCTGAACCTGCACTTCGGGTACACGGGCCTGCTGAACTTCGGTCAGGTGGGCTTCATGCTGGTGGGCGCCTACGGCGTGGGCATCAGTGTGGCGCTGTTCGACCTGCCGCTGCTGGTGGGCTTCGGTGTGGGGTTGGCGTGCGCGTTCGTGCTCGCGCTGCTCCTGGGCATCCCGACGCTGCGCCTGAGGGCGGACTATCTGGCGATCACGACGATCGCGGCGGCGGAGGTGATCCGCCTGGTGTACCGGGCGGGGTTCGCCGAGCCGTTGACCGGTGGCGTGTACGGGTTGCAGAACCTGTCGGACGACTTCCGTGCGGTCAACCCGTTCGACGCGGGTGAGCGGTACGGCTGGGGCGCTCTGTCCTACAACGGCAACCACATGTGGGTGCTGGTGGTCACGTGGAGCCTGGTGGCTCTGATGTGTGGCCTGGTGTGGATGTTGATGCACAGCCCGTGGGGGCGTGTCATCAAGGGCATCCGTGAGGACGAGGAGGCTGTGCGCAGCCTGGGCAAGAACGTCTTCGCGTACAAGATGCAGATCCTGGTCCTGGGCGGACTGGTGGGTGCGCTGGCCGGCTGCATGCTGGCGGTGTACCAGGCCTCGATCCAGCCGGACCAGTTCAAGCCGCAGGTGACGTTCTTCCTGTGGGTGATCCTGCTGCTGGGCGGTGCCGGCCGTGTGTTCGGTCCGGTGCTGGGTGCGATGGCGTTCTGGTTCCTGATGAACTTCACCGACGGTGTGCTGCGCGGTATGGGTTCGATGGGTTGGCTGCCGTTCCTGGACGGTCCGGACTACGGTGCGATCCAGTTGGCCTTCGTGGGCCTGTTGCTGGTGCTGCTGATCGTCTTCCGGCCGCAGGGCCTGATCGGCGACCGCAAGGAGATGTTGATCAATGTCAAGTGA
- a CDS encoding ABC transporter ATP-binding protein, which yields MSSDEMGSSAGVEVDRMAGAVPEPGSVKSDPILVADRVRRSFGGLTAVDVRRLEVQRGTITALIGPNGAGKSTLFNLLTGFDRVDQGDWTFQGSKINGKPGHKVARAGMVRTFQLTKALTRMSVLDNMLLGAQGQFGERMAGSFLRNVWGRQERANTVRALELLERFKLIDKREDMAGSLSGGQRKLLEMARALMTDPAMIMLDEPMAGVNPALVQSLLGHITSLRDEGKTVLFVEHDMDVIMGISDWIVVLAQGQVIAEGTPSDIRSNKQVIDAYLGAQDVDEVGSADE from the coding sequence ATGTCAAGTGACGAGATGGGTTCCTCCGCGGGCGTCGAGGTGGACCGGATGGCGGGCGCGGTGCCCGAGCCGGGTTCGGTGAAGTCGGATCCGATTCTGGTCGCGGACCGTGTGCGTCGTTCGTTCGGTGGTCTGACGGCCGTGGACGTGCGTCGGCTGGAGGTGCAGCGGGGGACGATCACGGCGTTGATCGGTCCGAACGGTGCCGGCAAGTCGACGCTGTTCAACCTGTTGACCGGGTTCGACCGGGTGGATCAGGGCGACTGGACGTTCCAGGGTTCGAAGATCAACGGCAAGCCGGGGCACAAGGTGGCCCGGGCCGGGATGGTGCGGACGTTCCAGCTGACCAAGGCGCTGACGCGGATGTCGGTGCTGGACAACATGCTGCTGGGTGCGCAGGGCCAGTTCGGTGAGCGGATGGCCGGGTCGTTCCTGCGGAACGTGTGGGGCCGCCAGGAGCGGGCGAACACGGTGCGGGCGCTGGAGCTGTTGGAGCGCTTCAAGCTGATCGACAAGCGCGAGGACATGGCGGGTTCGCTGTCCGGTGGTCAGCGCAAGCTGTTGGAGATGGCGCGCGCTCTGATGACGGATCCGGCGATGATCATGCTGGACGAGCCGATGGCGGGTGTGAACCCGGCGTTGGTGCAGTCCCTGCTGGGTCACATCACGTCGTTGCGCGACGAGGGCAAGACGGTCCTCTTCGTGGAGCACGACATGGACGTGATCATGGGGATCAGCGACTGGATCGTGGTGTTGGCGCAGGGGCAGGTGATCGCGGAGGGCACGCCGTCGGACATCCGCTCGAACAAGCAGGTGATCGACGCCTACCTGGGTGCCCAGGACGTGGACGAGGTCGGGAGTGCCGATGAGTGA
- a CDS encoding ANTAR domain-containing response regulator, with protein sequence MVIAEDEALIRLDLKEMLEEDGYAVVGEAGDGETAIRLAQELKPDLVITDIKMPVLDGLSAAERIAGERIAPVVILTAFSQRELVERAREAGAMAYLVKPFNKSDLVPAIEMATSRYAELAALESEVSSLTERLETRKLVEQAKGLLQSRHGMSEPEAFRWIQKNSMDRRLTMRKVAETVVETLGGQQD encoded by the coding sequence GTGGTGATCGCGGAAGACGAGGCCCTGATTCGCCTGGACCTCAAGGAGATGCTGGAAGAGGACGGTTACGCCGTCGTCGGCGAGGCCGGGGACGGGGAGACCGCCATCCGGCTTGCCCAGGAGCTCAAACCGGACCTGGTGATCACCGACATCAAGATGCCGGTGCTCGACGGCCTGTCGGCCGCCGAGCGGATCGCCGGGGAGCGCATCGCCCCGGTCGTGATCCTCACCGCCTTCTCCCAGCGCGAGCTCGTGGAGCGGGCGCGTGAGGCCGGGGCCATGGCCTACCTGGTCAAGCCGTTCAACAAGTCGGACCTGGTGCCGGCGATCGAGATGGCCACCTCCCGCTACGCCGAACTGGCGGCGCTGGAGTCGGAGGTCAGCAGTCTCACGGAGCGCCTGGAGACCCGCAAGCTGGTCGAACAGGCCAAGGGTCTGCTGCAGAGCCGCCACGGGATGAGTGAGCCCGAGGCGTTCAGGTGGATCCAGAAGAACTCCATGGACCGGCGCCTGACCATGCGCAAGGTCGCCGAGACCGTGGTCGAGACCCTCGGTGGCCAGCAGGACTGA
- the arfB gene encoding alternative ribosome rescue aminoacyl-tRNA hydrolase ArfB → MTVGEGLTIGSVTVPADALVWRFSRSSGPGGQHVNTSDTRVSLSLDVAGCAALGSTRRARALERLSGRLVDGVLTVSVQTHRSQVRNRAEARERMAALLAEAMAPPTRERRATRPSRGAKRRRLDAKRRRGEIKRARSRPPME, encoded by the coding sequence GTGACCGTCGGAGAAGGCCTGACGATCGGTTCGGTGACCGTCCCCGCGGACGCCCTGGTGTGGCGCTTCTCTCGTTCCTCCGGCCCTGGCGGGCAGCACGTCAACACCTCGGACACGCGTGTGTCGCTGTCGTTGGACGTGGCGGGGTGCGCCGCGCTGGGGTCCACCCGGCGCGCGCGGGCGCTGGAACGGCTGTCCGGGCGGCTGGTGGACGGGGTGCTGACGGTGTCGGTGCAGACCCACCGGTCGCAGGTGCGCAACCGTGCCGAGGCCCGGGAGCGGATGGCGGCCCTGTTGGCCGAGGCGATGGCGCCGCCGACGCGGGAACGCCGTGCCACACGGCCGAGCCGTGGCGCCAAGCGGCGCCGGCTGGACGCCAAGCGGCGCCGCGGGGAGATCAAGCGGGCGCGTTCGCGGCCCCCGATGGAGTGA
- the polA gene encoding DNA polymerase I, with protein sequence MVTKRETPDQTSQASAGAGSAASSGGGGGQRPRLLLLDGHSMAFRAFFALPVDKFGTSTGQSTNAVYGFASMLVKLLRDEEPTHVAVAWDLSGPTFRHEEYAEYKDGRSDTPQEFPSQVPLTQDLMRLVGVANLSAPGFEADDVIATLAHMGGEAGMEVLIASGDRDAFQLVTEACTVLYPGKSLSDLRRMTPEAVQEKYGVSPRRYRDLAALVGEKADNLPGVPGVGPKTAAKWIEKYGSLEELIAHADEIKGKAGQNLRDHLDDVLRNQRLNELATDVELGVTAADLVMGEADRAGIDALFDNLEFASNLRERLYAVLRTGEEEPDAAAAGAEDGFEIDLTVAGTGELAAWLVRHASAEGVTEAAPAGLAIEGVWGQGTGRVDGLAICVPGGAAVYADPTAMDAADTEALAAFLGDAERPKSVHEYKGALLALGEHGWALRGVVSDTALAAYLVQPGQRRFDLVDLARKYLGRELQEGGDGAQMTLDLGSAEEPSGRAHELAVRAAATRDLAAVLSAELDKRGGTHLLHGVELPLVDVLAKMERVGVAADRAYLEELQGEFAAAARLAVEEAHRVVGREFNLGSPKQLQQVLFEELGLPKTKKIKTGYTTDADALAWLEQETGHELPKQLLRHRDQTKLRTTVEGLIKTVGDDGRIHTTYNQTVAATGRLSSTDPNLQNIPVRTDVGRRIRRAFVVGEGFEELLTADYSQIELRIMAHLSQEPALIEAFNSGYDFHAQMAARVFGLDVEAVDAEARSKIKAMSYGLAYGLSAYGLSQQLGIAPDEAKKLMEDYFAEFGGVRDYLRSVVDEARKVGYTETIMGRRRYLPDLTSDNRQRRDMAERMALNAPIQGSAADIIKVAMLQVDAALTEGGHASRVLLQVHDELIVEIAPGEREAVENLVAHEMGTAYDLRVPLGVSVGRGQNWHDAAH encoded by the coding sequence GTGGTGACCAAGCGAGAGACCCCCGACCAGACATCCCAGGCCAGTGCCGGGGCCGGCAGTGCGGCCTCCTCCGGCGGTGGCGGCGGGCAGCGCCCGCGCCTGCTCCTCCTGGACGGCCACTCGATGGCCTTCCGCGCGTTCTTCGCGCTACCGGTGGACAAGTTCGGCACGAGCACCGGACAGTCGACGAACGCCGTCTACGGTTTCGCGTCGATGCTGGTGAAGCTGCTGCGCGACGAGGAGCCCACGCATGTGGCGGTGGCGTGGGACCTGTCGGGGCCCACGTTCCGGCACGAGGAGTACGCGGAGTACAAGGACGGCCGTTCGGACACGCCGCAGGAGTTCCCCTCCCAGGTGCCGCTGACCCAGGACCTGATGCGGCTGGTCGGTGTGGCCAACCTGTCGGCGCCGGGGTTCGAGGCCGACGACGTCATCGCGACGCTGGCGCACATGGGCGGCGAGGCGGGCATGGAGGTACTGATCGCCTCCGGTGACCGGGACGCCTTCCAGCTGGTGACGGAGGCGTGCACGGTCCTGTACCCGGGCAAGAGCCTGTCGGACCTGCGGCGGATGACGCCGGAGGCGGTCCAGGAGAAGTACGGGGTGAGCCCGCGGCGGTATCGCGACCTGGCGGCTCTGGTGGGGGAGAAGGCCGACAACCTGCCGGGCGTGCCGGGGGTGGGGCCCAAGACGGCGGCCAAGTGGATCGAGAAGTACGGGTCCCTGGAGGAGCTGATCGCGCACGCCGACGAGATCAAGGGCAAGGCCGGGCAGAACCTGCGCGACCACCTGGACGACGTGCTGCGCAACCAGCGGCTGAACGAGCTGGCCACCGACGTGGAGCTGGGGGTGACCGCCGCCGACCTGGTCATGGGCGAGGCCGACCGTGCGGGGATCGACGCCCTGTTCGACAACCTGGAGTTCGCCTCCAACCTGCGTGAGCGCCTCTACGCGGTGCTGCGCACGGGGGAGGAGGAGCCCGACGCGGCCGCGGCCGGCGCCGAGGACGGCTTCGAGATCGACCTCACCGTGGCGGGGACCGGCGAGCTGGCGGCGTGGCTGGTGCGCCACGCCTCGGCCGAGGGTGTGACGGAGGCCGCTCCCGCGGGCCTGGCGATCGAGGGCGTGTGGGGGCAGGGGACCGGGCGTGTGGACGGGCTCGCGATCTGTGTGCCCGGCGGCGCGGCGGTGTACGCCGACCCCACGGCGATGGACGCCGCCGACACCGAGGCGCTGGCGGCGTTCCTGGGCGACGCGGAGCGGCCCAAGTCGGTGCACGAGTACAAGGGCGCGCTGCTGGCCCTGGGCGAGCACGGGTGGGCCCTGCGCGGGGTGGTCAGCGACACCGCGCTGGCCGCGTACCTGGTCCAGCCCGGGCAGCGCCGGTTCGACCTGGTCGACCTGGCCCGCAAGTACCTGGGGCGCGAGCTCCAGGAGGGCGGCGACGGGGCCCAGATGACGCTGGACCTGGGGTCGGCGGAGGAGCCCTCGGGGCGGGCGCACGAGCTGGCGGTGCGCGCGGCGGCCACCCGCGACCTGGCGGCCGTGCTCTCGGCCGAGCTGGACAAGCGGGGCGGGACGCACCTGCTGCACGGTGTGGAGCTGCCGCTGGTGGACGTGCTGGCGAAGATGGAGCGCGTGGGCGTCGCCGCCGACCGCGCCTATCTGGAGGAGCTGCAGGGCGAGTTCGCCGCGGCGGCCCGCCTGGCGGTGGAGGAGGCGCACCGGGTGGTGGGCCGCGAGTTCAACCTGGGTTCGCCCAAGCAGCTGCAGCAGGTGCTGTTCGAGGAGCTGGGGCTGCCCAAGACGAAGAAGATCAAGACCGGGTACACCACGGACGCCGACGCGCTGGCGTGGCTGGAGCAGGAGACCGGCCACGAGCTGCCCAAGCAGCTGTTGCGGCACCGGGACCAGACCAAGCTGCGCACGACGGTCGAGGGCCTCATCAAGACCGTCGGCGACGACGGCCGCATCCACACGACCTACAACCAGACGGTGGCGGCGACGGGGCGGCTCAGTTCCACGGACCCGAACCTGCAGAACATCCCGGTGCGCACGGACGTGGGGCGGCGGATCCGGCGGGCGTTCGTGGTCGGTGAGGGGTTCGAGGAGCTGCTGACGGCCGACTACAGCCAGATCGAGCTGCGGATCATGGCGCACCTGTCGCAGGAGCCGGCGCTGATCGAGGCGTTCAACAGCGGGTACGACTTCCACGCGCAGATGGCGGCACGGGTGTTCGGCCTCGACGTGGAGGCCGTGGACGCCGAGGCGCGCTCGAAGATCAAGGCCATGAGCTACGGGCTGGCGTACGGGCTGAGCGCCTACGGGCTGTCGCAGCAGCTGGGGATCGCCCCCGACGAGGCCAAGAAGCTCATGGAGGACTACTTCGCGGAGTTCGGCGGGGTACGCGACTACCTGCGCTCGGTCGTGGACGAGGCGCGCAAGGTGGGCTACACCGAGACGATCATGGGGCGGCGCCGCTATCTGCCGGATCTGACGAGCGACAACCGCCAGCGCCGGGACATGGCGGAGCGCATGGCGCTCAACGCTCCGATCCAGGGGTCGGCGGCCGACATCATCAAGGTGGCGATGCTGCAGGTGGACGCGGCGCTGACCGAGGGCGGGCACGCGTCGCGGGTCCTGCTGCAGGTGCACGACGAGCTCATCGTGGAGATCGCCCCGGGTGAGCGTGAGGCGGTCGAAAACCTCGTGGCGCACGAGATGGGCACGGCCTATGATCTGCGTGTCCCGCTGGGCGTGTCGGTCGGGCGGGGCCAGAACTGGCACGACGCCGCGCACTGA
- a CDS encoding ABC transporter ATP-binding protein, with protein MSENGDLRPDAAESPADGVEDVAVVQHHREEVLEHAGEAAVVGGPDDYLLLARDMVAGYVPGVNILNGCTLTLTEGEVVAIIGPNGAGKSTLIKTIFGLIPVREGDLTLRGASIAGLAAHSLVERGVGYVPQTQNVFPSLTIEENLQMGAFLRPKMFAERFAVVAGLFPLLGERRKAKAGSLSGGERQMVAMGRALMMDPSVLLLDEPTAGLSPIYQEEVFQRVKEVNSTGVSVVMVEQNARRCLQICDRGYVLDQGRNAYTGTGRDLLNDPNVIELYLGTLAKG; from the coding sequence ATGAGTGAGAACGGGGACCTGCGTCCGGACGCGGCCGAGAGCCCGGCGGACGGGGTCGAGGACGTCGCCGTCGTGCAGCACCACCGTGAGGAGGTGCTGGAGCACGCGGGTGAGGCCGCGGTGGTGGGTGGTCCGGACGACTACCTGCTGCTGGCCCGGGACATGGTCGCGGGTTACGTGCCGGGGGTGAACATCCTCAACGGGTGCACGTTGACGCTGACCGAGGGCGAGGTCGTGGCGATCATCGGTCCGAACGGTGCCGGCAAGTCGACGCTGATCAAGACGATCTTCGGGTTGATCCCGGTGCGTGAGGGCGACCTGACGCTGCGGGGGGCCTCGATCGCGGGTCTGGCGGCGCACAGTCTGGTGGAGCGGGGCGTGGGGTACGTGCCGCAGACGCAGAACGTGTTCCCGTCGCTGACGATCGAGGAGAACCTCCAGATGGGGGCGTTCCTGCGGCCGAAGATGTTCGCCGAGCGGTTCGCGGTGGTGGCGGGGCTGTTCCCGTTGCTGGGTGAGCGCCGCAAGGCGAAGGCGGGGTCGTTGTCGGGCGGTGAGCGCCAGATGGTGGCGATGGGCCGTGCGTTGATGATGGATCCGTCGGTGCTGTTGTTGGACGAGCCGACGGCGGGGTTGTCGCCGATCTACCAGGAGGAGGTCTTCCAGCGGGTGAAGGAGGTCAACTCCACGGGTGTGTCGGTGGTGATGGTGGAGCAGAACGCCCGCCGGTGCCTGCAGATCTGTGACCGCGGGTATGTGTTGGACCAGGGTCGCAACGCGTACACGGGGACGGGCCGGGACCTGTTGAACGACCCGAACGTGATCGAGCTGTACCTGGGGACGCTCGCGAAGGGCTGA
- a CDS encoding ABC transporter substrate-binding protein, with protein sequence MASKKVLGLTAATAALVLGLTACGNGGGEDGGGDGGGEEFTYGILYPQSGNLAFLGPPQITAAEYAISEINDAGGILGTEVPDIVEGDEAGDNAQANQAANNLVADEVNAVIGAAASGMTQATYDTITGANIVQCSGSNTSAALSDIDDNGYYFRTAPSDSLSAVVMARKIVEAGHQSVGLVARGDDYGAGYAENLQTELEALGAEVVANETYDPEATTFDSVVGGITNEEPDAVALIAFEEGAQVIAQMLEGGIEGEQLFITDGLNDPELGATVNESDPDAINGVTGVAPSADNPEFSEGLSEFNPELEVTQFAPQVYDCVTSIALAAEAAGSVEAADYVAELPNVTRPEGTECTTFAECRDLLADGEEINYQGVSGNIDFDDNGDPTAATFEIFAFGDDGHEILAYEEHSLND encoded by the coding sequence ATGGCAAGCAAGAAGGTCCTAGGCCTCACTGCCGCCACCGCGGCCCTGGTACTCGGACTCACCGCGTGTGGCAACGGCGGCGGAGAAGACGGCGGCGGCGACGGAGGCGGCGAGGAGTTCACCTACGGAATCCTCTACCCGCAGTCCGGCAACCTCGCCTTCCTCGGCCCGCCCCAGATCACCGCGGCCGAGTACGCGATCTCCGAGATCAACGACGCCGGCGGCATCCTCGGCACCGAGGTCCCCGACATCGTCGAGGGCGACGAGGCCGGGGACAACGCCCAGGCCAACCAGGCCGCCAACAACCTGGTGGCCGACGAGGTCAACGCCGTCATCGGCGCCGCCGCCTCCGGCATGACCCAGGCGACCTACGACACCATCACCGGTGCCAACATCGTCCAGTGCTCCGGCTCCAACACCTCGGCCGCCCTGAGCGACATCGACGACAACGGCTACTACTTCCGTACCGCGCCCAGCGACAGCCTCTCCGCCGTCGTCATGGCCCGCAAGATCGTCGAGGCCGGACACCAGAGCGTGGGCCTGGTCGCCCGCGGCGACGACTACGGCGCCGGCTACGCCGAGAACCTGCAGACCGAGCTCGAGGCCCTGGGCGCCGAGGTCGTGGCCAACGAGACCTACGACCCCGAGGCCACCACCTTCGACTCCGTCGTCGGCGGCATCACCAACGAAGAGCCCGACGCCGTCGCCCTGATCGCCTTCGAGGAGGGCGCGCAGGTCATCGCCCAGATGCTCGAAGGCGGCATCGAGGGCGAGCAGCTCTTCATCACCGACGGCCTCAACGACCCGGAGCTCGGCGCCACGGTCAACGAGAGCGACCCCGACGCCATCAACGGCGTCACCGGCGTCGCCCCGTCCGCCGACAACCCCGAGTTCTCCGAGGGCCTGTCCGAGTTCAACCCGGAGCTCGAGGTCACCCAGTTCGCCCCGCAGGTCTACGACTGCGTGACGAGCATCGCGCTGGCCGCCGAGGCCGCCGGCAGCGTCGAAGCCGCCGACTACGTGGCCGAGCTGCCCAACGTCACCCGCCCCGAGGGCACCGAGTGCACCACCTTCGCCGAGTGCCGTGACCTGCTCGCCGACGGCGAGGAGATCAACTACCAGGGCGTCAGCGGCAACATCGACTTCGACGACAACGGCGACCCGACCGCCGCCACCTTCGAGATCTTCGCCTTCGGAGACGACGGCCACGAGATCCTCGCCTACGAGGAGCACTCGCTGAACGACTAG
- a CDS encoding branched-chain amino acid ABC transporter permease gives MRTRLATVLLALITAILVIPGPAATADEQGGESLYGQILDPQDRDQGVEGIMITIYSGEDEIAAVETGPDGNWEAELPEPGTYRVVVDQESIPSEFALRESSIVVDGESEVEVAAGDERPLILALEEAGASEDADSTASPSEETDAADDGSAAADDESIEAPATSGSFGDRFAQLTASGLLYGLVIAISAIGLSLIFGTTKMINFAHGDMVTFGAMIALLFSTGAAGLGNSLLAIFLGLAGAVFLGAFLDGRIARMPLAIAQWASVMLGIALATLLGLLGDSVGWQVPLWAAAVVAVAMGAVLGAGMEQYVWRPLRHRNVALIQMFIVSIGVALVLRHLILVLFGAGRSRYAGYQIQEEISFGPISMPPRDLVIMAVAVVVLVAVACLLQFTRIGKAMRAVSDNRDLAESSGINVDRVTLYVWGLGGGLASLGGVLYGLNQIVEYEMGFRLLLLMFAAVILGGLGTAYGAMVGGLAVGLVAMLSTLWFPTQMMQAWALALMILMLLVRPQGLLGRRERVG, from the coding sequence GTGCGCACACGCCTCGCGACCGTGCTGCTGGCCCTGATCACGGCAATCCTCGTGATCCCCGGGCCCGCAGCGACGGCAGACGAACAGGGCGGTGAGTCGCTGTACGGTCAGATCCTCGATCCGCAGGATCGTGATCAGGGTGTCGAAGGCATCATGATCACCATCTACTCGGGTGAGGACGAGATCGCGGCGGTCGAAACCGGCCCTGATGGAAATTGGGAAGCGGAGCTGCCCGAACCGGGCACCTACCGTGTCGTTGTGGACCAGGAGTCCATCCCCAGCGAGTTCGCGCTTCGGGAGAGCTCCATCGTCGTGGACGGTGAGTCCGAGGTGGAGGTCGCCGCGGGCGACGAGCGCCCGCTCATCCTGGCGTTGGAGGAAGCCGGAGCGAGCGAGGACGCGGACAGCACGGCCTCTCCCTCGGAGGAGACGGACGCGGCGGACGACGGGTCCGCCGCCGCCGACGACGAGTCGATCGAGGCCCCGGCGACCTCCGGGTCGTTCGGTGACCGGTTCGCGCAGCTCACCGCGAGCGGCCTGCTCTACGGCCTGGTCATCGCCATCTCGGCGATCGGGCTGTCGCTGATCTTCGGTACGACGAAGATGATCAACTTCGCCCACGGTGACATGGTCACGTTCGGCGCGATGATCGCCCTGCTGTTCAGCACGGGCGCGGCGGGTCTGGGCAACTCCCTCCTGGCGATCTTCCTGGGGCTGGCGGGTGCCGTGTTCCTGGGCGCCTTCCTCGACGGCCGGATCGCGCGGATGCCGCTGGCGATCGCCCAGTGGGCGTCCGTCATGCTGGGCATCGCGCTCGCGACGCTGTTGGGCCTGCTGGGCGACTCCGTGGGCTGGCAGGTCCCGCTGTGGGCCGCGGCCGTGGTCGCGGTGGCGATGGGCGCGGTGCTGGGCGCCGGCATGGAGCAGTACGTGTGGCGTCCGCTGCGGCACCGGAACGTGGCTCTGATCCAGATGTTCATCGTGTCGATCGGTGTGGCGCTGGTGCTGCGGCACCTGATCCTGGTGCTGTTCGGTGCGGGCCGCAGCCGTTACGCCGGGTACCAGATCCAGGAGGAGATCAGCTTCGGGCCGATCTCGATGCCTCCGCGCGACCTGGTGATCATGGCCGTGGCGGTCGTGGTGCTGGTGGCGGTGGCCTGCCTGTTGCAGTTCACCCGGATCGGCAAGGCGATGCGCGCGGTGTCGGACAACCGCGACCTCGCGGAGTCGTCCGGTATCAACGTGGACCGCGTGACCCTGTACGTGTGGGGTCTGGGCGGCGGTCTGGCGTCGCTGGGCGGTGTGCTCTACGGGCTGAACCAGATCGTGGAGTACGAGATGGGCTTCCGTCTGCTGCTGCTGATGTTCGCCGCGGTGATTCTGGGCGGTCTCGGTACGGCTTACGGTGCGATGGTCGGCGGATTGGCGGTGGGTCTCGTCGCGATGCTGTCGACCCTGTGGTTCCCGACGCAGATGATGCAGGCGTGGGCGTTGGCACTCATGATCCTGATGCTGCTGGTCAGGCCGCAGGGCCTGCTCGGTCGGCGCGAGCGGGTCGGCTAG